Genomic window (Vigna radiata var. radiata cultivar VC1973A chromosome 1, Vradiata_ver6, whole genome shotgun sequence):
GAAACTTCATGTTGTAATCTCTATGCATAGTAAATTCTCTCATGGACATAGATTGAAGTTTATTAACACCTTAACCCAACCATGTTTTGTGTGTGtgattctttcttcttccttcttttatCTTCTGCTGTTTATTTTTGTGGCTTATCTCTGCTATAATATTATGGTTTCTGTGGTAGACTGTTCTGCATTGAATTTGCTTGAGTTATCCACAACAAAGTGAAATGAGGGCACCTCTTACACTGATTTATAATGCATTATCCATTTCAATTTAATCAAGAGTCTAGGACTACTACTAGTGGATTATGGAACAATGTATTCTGGTGTGTTGCTCCCGTATTGCCATAGAGCAATTTAGTTAGAGAATTGAATTTTTGTTCAAACCAATACTGTGactttataagaaaataaaaaacagaactAATTCTTACAGTACAGTGCTGATATATTTTATTGCCCAATGAGCTCCCCGAGCCATGGTTCAGTCTCCAAACTTAATAGCATAACAATTGTTAAGTTTAACCAACCTAAAGAAAtttgttactttttcttttgtctgATTCGCTATTGGAACAATCATATTTGGTTTTCTGATGTGATGATTGATCTGATGCAGACAGGTATGGAGTTGGTACTAAATTCGTCAGATGAAGATTTTATAGTTGCTATGTTATACTCGCTCTCAAAACTGGCTTGCATTTTAATTCCTTTAACCTCTTATCAGGTGTGTATCTGTCCTACTAGATGATTTTGAGCATCCTAATTGAGCAGGATCCTTGCTTTTATGTCTGTTTGAAATATTGTGTGACCATTTGGCAAGTGTTTTGTTCCTTCAACTGAATGTGATTGTTTTAATAGTTATCCATAATATGAAGTTCACGAAACTCATTGCTAGATTGTTTCCTTTGAAAAATGGCTAGTAAACCATTCttgttataaaataaagcaTCACACAGCCAGCTTTAGCATACATAGATGATGGTCCCAATTCAAATATATACAGTGTACGGTGCTTTCCttgtgtaatattttttaagtcatTTGGATTCAGGTGGACTTTCTCCTTTTGTTTCTCAATCGAGAAAGAACTTCACATGTAAAAGAAACAGCATTAAAATGCTTGCATTTTTTATTCAGAAGAGGATTGTGTGAGAACTCAGATAATTCAGGTATAATTCGTGGGCTGTTTTCCATAATGGAGGAACCTGAAATTTCAATGCCCATGCAATATAAAGCTCTAAGGGTCTTGCACAAGGTTTGAGCTCAGTACTTCGCAAAATGAGACTCATTTGATTTCTTATGATATATGAACTTGTTTGACGTGCATTAAATCATTCGTAGGTCCTTCTTTCTATTCCCCCTTCTTCACTTCGCATGGAACTTCGTGAGTTTATGAGGCTTCAAACTATTATTGAAGACACAAGTCAATATCCAGGCTCGAGGAAGAGCTGCTTGGCCATTTGTATTCTAGCAGATTTGTGTTGTAGGACAAAGGACAGAGCAGCAATTGAGAATGTTTTTGGTTGTTCTTCCCTTCCATCGCGTGTTATCACTTTAATCAAAGATCATATCAAACTTTTGTTGATGCCATTGTTTGAAGATTCTCAAAATGATTTGACAATTTGTCAGGAGCTCCAGCGTCTGCTAAAGATTCTTTTAACTGTTGTTGAAAGTCATCCTTCTCTTGGTTGTTTGGTACTTGATAACATAAAAGAAGTGATTGAATATTATCTTGTGACTGTTGCATCTACTGATCGTGCAGTACGATCAACTCATCTAGCTGTAAATTTTAAAGGGAAAAAGCAaaattcctttatttttaaattccttTCCAAAATATACAGATTTCTGGTGGCATGCCTTGACAACCTTTATGTAGTTGGTGCTATGGATACTGAAGTGTTAAGTAAAGTGAATATTTTGGCCGAAATTGTATGCCAGTGTAGTTTAATTGATTGCTATACATACTTATTGTACCATTTGCTATTGCACAGTCAGCCTATTTGTGATGGCTTAGTCCATGAGAGTGATGAAACACATCCGGCTAGTTGTCTTATTAAATGCACAACGTTTGTAAACAAAGTCTTGACAGGAACAAATGGCTGGACTGCTTACAAGGTTGGTGTTCATGCAGCGTGTCAGGGTGAATGGTCGCTGGCTACTATTATATTCAGGACATTAATACAGAAAGTGAAGTCTGTTTCTTGCTGTAGCTGGTTAAATGCATTGTTTCATTATTCTAATTCTGAAGAAAAATTCCAACTTCCTAGGCAGCCAAAACAGGGAACCACATCAATAATAGAATTGGTGGGGACTATTGAATTTCCTTTATCATGTGATTACAAGGATGATACATGTCCAGGACTTGCCAGGAATATTTATGATTGTAATTACTATGATCAGCTTACTCAGTCTCATATGGAATTGTGCTCCTCCTTGAAAGTTTTGGAAGCCTCTGCAACAAGTTCTCAAGAATTTTGTTTCCAGAGGTGGTTTTTATCATTAAGAGCTAGAGTGTTGGAAAATTTAGTGTGTGTGGTTAAAACTTTGAGGGAAGTTTTATTGAACgtggatcaaaatttaaatcagGTAGAGACCGAGAGTAATGATAAGCTTCAATTCCTGAAGTCTTATCAagattttaatcaaatttcttTACAACTGTTCAAACTAGCAGAAGAATTTAATCTACTTAGAGCATCTTTCATTGGGATGGACAGTGAAAGTTCTGAAGTCCTTGCAGCTCATAGTCTGAGTTCTTCAGTATTAGCATTTGTAACTTCTTTTGGAGTGTCTAATATAGACCAAGATTCTCATAGAATTTTTATTGGTGTCAAAACCTCTAGTAATTTACAGGCTTTGACAATACAAAATTTACAGAGGCTATTTTGGTGTGTGGATAATAGAACCAGAGCAAGTTTCTCTTTGCTGTTGAATTATTTTGACCTAAATGAGAATTGTTTATCTCCAGGATCCGGTTACCGAGCTTGTAGCATTAGGTATAAAGACCGAGAGGTGGTCAATGTTTGTACTTATGCTGTCTCTAGTGCTGTATGCTTGCTTCAGAAAACTGCATCTGAGTTTACCAAGAATGCTTTGTCACTAGTTTCTAGTactttgataaaattgatgCACATTCATCTTGGGATTCCAAAGTACTTCTTCAAAGTAAGGTATGTGAATCAATTATTCACTATTGTCAGTGAAAACTTTTTAATGAAAGTTTAAATGTATgtgtacttttttattatagtgTGATTTTATTGTATTGCTTGGACTATTATTTTCTCCTTTACCATTGTCCCTTATcttctttttcatgtgaatgaattatataattataaactgTTGTCAATAAGAATTGATTAATCtgcttttgtgtttgatttctcgGAGTCTCAAGAAATTGTTTCCCAATTTTGTTAGTATTTTATGCtgaattagttttcttttattgtttaagatATGCTCTCTTTGTTGTGAACCTTTACACGTTTAGTACTCTCCGATTTTATGACGTAGCTGCCTTTATGCAAATCTAGAACTGCTGTAGTCCACTAAAGTTCTTAATTTGATCAAAGCCATGACCAAGAGTTGGcaattttgtgtttatttatgtTTCCTAACTCTTAAAAATACGGTGTTGAAATAtctgttttgcattatttgTGCAGACCATTCATCGGGGCAGAACTTTTTCTCCACAATGAGGACTCTGTTAATGGGGTTGAAATATCCGTTTCGCATGGCTCTCATATCACATTGAATATTTGTCTTCAATTAAAGAATGTGCCACTAAACCTGCTGGTTAAGTCAACTAAGTGTTCCTGCATCCTTCATTGCAGTACGTCCTTCCTTGTCCCATGTGGACAAACCTTGGGGCACTCACCGTCTATATCTGAAGCTTGGAAAGATGGTGAAATATTTGAACTGAACCAGAAGTTGGTTTGCCATGTCTTGGATGGTGTGGCAGGAAAGAGAAGAATTGGTATGCACAGTAGGGCCCATGGTAATAGTGTAGCTGTGGAGACATTCATGGATTTTAGACCTAATGAGAAAGGGCAGGGGTTTTCACATTGCTCACTTGATGTGTCTAACTTTCCCGTAGGTTCTTATAGAATCAAGTGGCATAGCTGTATGGTTGATAGTCAAGATTCATATTGGAGTCTCCTTCCTCTGAACCCCGGACCTGTATTTTTTGTTACAAAACCCAGAATTGGCTAATCTGCTAACAATTTCATATGAAGTATGCATATGAAGTATGCTCACTTGCTGGCCAACTGAATTATTAATCACTATTTTCTGCTTCAATTTATGCCTACAATTCAATCACGTTGCTGATGATATCAAATGTCTCATTAGCTGCTGTACACTGGACTTGGGTTCTATCCACTTTGAGACTGATTTTTAAGCTACAGCTTAGCtgcaattttgtttctttagaaggTCGATCCAATTATTAGGTCAGAGATCATTGTACAAAGGTTGACTCACTTACTAGGTTAGATATCAACATACAAAGTTCGATCCAGTTATTAGATCAGAAGTGAATATACAAGGGTCGACTCAGTTATTGAGCCAGAAATCAACATCCAAAGGCCGACTTTGCTATTGGTTCAGCAACCAATTGCCAGAGATCAAGCTGGCTCAATAGACCAATGCCCAAAGGTTTATAATTCTAAAAAGTGGGTAATAGATTTTTAAGTGCGATTTTAGGAAATTATGAAGTGGTTCTTATCATCTTTGTatggtttatattttattatgtgagTATCCTGTAGGTATAAGATGGGTAACATAAATATCAATTTCAGATATATACTATTTGTAACTGAAATGTTTATAGATAGAAAAATCATTCCAAGGTTGAGACACTTATTATTTAGCTTAAAGTACTATTAATTTTGAAtcagattattcactttttat
Coding sequences:
- the LOC106775218 gene encoding uncharacterized protein LOC106775218 isoform X2, giving the protein MEPTCGARAMEWSIQLEMGLRSAKPGAPVKAILEMEPRLWQWSREPESGVAPYAMFGLLPGEDRIFANAILLRLADAFRGGDIETRLSVVRVFLSERKHRNKEKKNQCKGLLSQARVANHLELLKRVKSVFDSGDLESKALALVLLGCWADFLKDNAQIRYLIFSSLVSAHDCEVRASLYATGCFCEVSDDFASVSVEMLFNIMSSSSVSLPVKLAAARVLAKCKSSYSVSHKAYKTGMELVLNSSDEDFIVAMLYSLSKLACILIPLTSYQVDFLLLFLNRERTSHVKETALKCLHFLFRRGLCENSDNSGIIRGLFSIMEEPEISMPMQYKALRVLHKVLLSIPPSSLRMELREFMRLQTIIEDTSQYPGSRKSCLAICILADLCCRTKDRAAIENVFGTNGWTAYKVGVHAACQGEWSLATIIFRTLIQKVKSVSCCSWLNALFHYSNSEEKFQLPRQPKQGTTSIIELVGTIEFPLSCDYKDDTCPGLARNIYDCNYYDQLTQSHMELCSSLKVLEASATSSQEFCFQRWFLSLRARVLENLVCVVKTLREVLLNVDQNLNQVETESNDKLQFLKSYQDFNQISLQLFKLAEEFNLLRASFIGMDSESSEVLAAHSLSSSVLAFVTSFGVSNIDQDSHRIFIGVKTSSNLQALTIQNLQRLFWCVDNRTRASFSLLLNYFDLNENCLSPGSGYRACSIRYKDREVVNVCTYAVSSAVCLLQKTASEFTKNALSLVSSTLIKLMHIHLGIPKYFFKVRPFIGAELFLHNEDSVNGVEISVSHGSHITLNICLQLKNVPLNLLVKSTKCSCILHCSTSFLVPCGQTLGHSPSISEAWKDGEIFELNQKLVCHVLDGVAGKRRIGMHSRAHGNSVAVETFMDFRPNEKGQGFSHCSLDVSNFPVGSYRIKWHSCMVDSQDSYWSLLPLNPGPVFFVTKPRIG
- the LOC106775218 gene encoding uncharacterized protein LOC106775218 isoform X3; protein product: MELVLNSSDEDFIVAMLYSLSKLACILIPLTSYQVDFLLLFLNRERTSHVKETALKCLHFLFRRGLCENSDNSGIIRGLFSIMEEPEISMPMQYKALRVLHKVLLSIPPSSLRMELREFMRLQTIIEDTSQYPGSRKSCLAICILADLCCRTKDRAAIENVFGCSSLPSRVITLIKDHIKLLLMPLFEDSQNDLTICQELQRLLKILLTVVESHPSLGCLVLDNIKEVIEYYLVTVASTDRAVRSTHLAVNFKGKKQNSFIFKFLSKIYRFLVACLDNLYVVGAMDTEVLSKVNILAEIVCQCSLIDCYTYLLYHLLLHSQPICDGLVHESDETHPASCLIKCTTFVNKVLTGTNGWTAYKVGVHAACQGEWSLATIIFRTLIQKVKSVSCCSWLNALFHYSNSEEKFQLPRQPKQGTTSIIELVGTIEFPLSCDYKDDTCPGLARNIYDCNYYDQLTQSHMELCSSLKVLEASATSSQEFCFQRWFLSLRARVLENLVCVVKTLREVLLNVDQNLNQVETESNDKLQFLKSYQDFNQISLQLFKLAEEFNLLRASFIGMDSESSEVLAAHSLSSSVLAFVTSFGVSNIDQDSHRIFIGVKTSSNLQALTIQNLQRLFWCVDNRTRASFSLLLNYFDLNENCLSPGSGYRACSIRYKDREVVNVCTYAVSSAVCLLQKTASEFTKNALSLVSSTLIKLMHIHLGIPKYFFKVRPFIGAELFLHNEDSVNGVEISVSHGSHITLNICLQLKNVPLNLLVKSTKCSCILHCSTSFLVPCGQTLGHSPSISEAWKDGEIFELNQKLVCHVLDGVAGKRRIGMHSRAHGNSVAVETFMDFRPNEKGQGFSHCSLDVSNFPVGSYRIKWHSCMVDSQDSYWSLLPLNPGPVFFVTKPRIG
- the LOC106775218 gene encoding uncharacterized protein LOC106775218 isoform X1, coding for MEPTCGARAMEWSIQLEMGLRSAKPGAPVKAILEMEPRLWQWSREPESGVAPYAMFGLLPGEDRIFANAILLRLADAFRGGDIETRLSVVRVFLSERKHRNKEKKNQCKGLLSQARVANHLELLKRVKSVFDSGDLESKALALVLLGCWADFLKDNAQIRYLIFSSLVSAHDCEVRASLYATGCFCEVSDDFASVSVEMLFNIMSSSSVSLPVKLAAARVLAKCKSSYSVSHKAYKTGMELVLNSSDEDFIVAMLYSLSKLACILIPLTSYQVDFLLLFLNRERTSHVKETALKCLHFLFRRGLCENSDNSGIIRGLFSIMEEPEISMPMQYKALRVLHKVLLSIPPSSLRMELREFMRLQTIIEDTSQYPGSRKSCLAICILADLCCRTKDRAAIENVFGCSSLPSRVITLIKDHIKLLLMPLFEDSQNDLTICQELQRLLKILLTVVESHPSLGCLVLDNIKEVIEYYLVTVASTDRAVRSTHLAVNFKGKKQNSFIFKFLSKIYRFLVACLDNLYVVGAMDTEVLSKVNILAEIVCQCSLIDCYTYLLYHLLLHSQPICDGLVHESDETHPASCLIKCTTFVNKVLTGTNGWTAYKVGVHAACQGEWSLATIIFRTLIQKVKSVSCCSWLNALFHYSNSEEKFQLPRQPKQGTTSIIELVGTIEFPLSCDYKDDTCPGLARNIYDCNYYDQLTQSHMELCSSLKVLEASATSSQEFCFQRWFLSLRARVLENLVCVVKTLREVLLNVDQNLNQVETESNDKLQFLKSYQDFNQISLQLFKLAEEFNLLRASFIGMDSESSEVLAAHSLSSSVLAFVTSFGVSNIDQDSHRIFIGVKTSSNLQALTIQNLQRLFWCVDNRTRASFSLLLNYFDLNENCLSPGSGYRACSIRYKDREVVNVCTYAVSSAVCLLQKTASEFTKNALSLVSSTLIKLMHIHLGIPKYFFKVRPFIGAELFLHNEDSVNGVEISVSHGSHITLNICLQLKNVPLNLLVKSTKCSCILHCSTSFLVPCGQTLGHSPSISEAWKDGEIFELNQKLVCHVLDGVAGKRRIGMHSRAHGNSVAVETFMDFRPNEKGQGFSHCSLDVSNFPVGSYRIKWHSCMVDSQDSYWSLLPLNPGPVFFVTKPRIG
- the LOC106775218 gene encoding uncharacterized protein LOC106775218 isoform X4; translation: MEEPEISMPMQYKALRVLHKVLLSIPPSSLRMELREFMRLQTIIEDTSQYPGSRKSCLAICILADLCCRTKDRAAIENVFGCSSLPSRVITLIKDHIKLLLMPLFEDSQNDLTICQELQRLLKILLTVVESHPSLGCLVLDNIKEVIEYYLVTVASTDRAVRSTHLAVNFKGKKQNSFIFKFLSKIYRFLVACLDNLYVVGAMDTEVLSKVNILAEIVCQCSLIDCYTYLLYHLLLHSQPICDGLVHESDETHPASCLIKCTTFVNKVLTGTNGWTAYKVGVHAACQGEWSLATIIFRTLIQKVKSVSCCSWLNALFHYSNSEEKFQLPRQPKQGTTSIIELVGTIEFPLSCDYKDDTCPGLARNIYDCNYYDQLTQSHMELCSSLKVLEASATSSQEFCFQRWFLSLRARVLENLVCVVKTLREVLLNVDQNLNQVETESNDKLQFLKSYQDFNQISLQLFKLAEEFNLLRASFIGMDSESSEVLAAHSLSSSVLAFVTSFGVSNIDQDSHRIFIGVKTSSNLQALTIQNLQRLFWCVDNRTRASFSLLLNYFDLNENCLSPGSGYRACSIRYKDREVVNVCTYAVSSAVCLLQKTASEFTKNALSLVSSTLIKLMHIHLGIPKYFFKVRPFIGAELFLHNEDSVNGVEISVSHGSHITLNICLQLKNVPLNLLVKSTKCSCILHCSTSFLVPCGQTLGHSPSISEAWKDGEIFELNQKLVCHVLDGVAGKRRIGMHSRAHGNSVAVETFMDFRPNEKGQGFSHCSLDVSNFPVGSYRIKWHSCMVDSQDSYWSLLPLNPGPVFFVTKPRIG